Proteins from a genomic interval of Deltaproteobacteria bacterium:
- a CDS encoding LLM class F420-dependent oxidoreductase, translating into MSAWLRKGNLQLLAARSTVRWRRRAARMKIGVSAFLTNKSGNPGDIAQTAENLGFDSFWVAEHIAVPTQYKTYYPRSADGKVPPFYAELVDPFIALMAAAQSTKKIKIGTAISLLPQHHAITIAKTTATLDLYSNGRLILGVGAGWFAEEAELFGVQFKHRWKYVREGVEAIRALWSKEEAGYSGEFVNFPAVRIGPKPVQKSIPIYLGAHDPKYALKRVAQYADGWFPANLPPDKFKETIPHIRQLAKEAGRNPDNIEFSVLLMAQQDGPSLDLMKQYQDAGVTRMITLAWAAASGSGVEAVKSLAPIVERGQKV; encoded by the coding sequence ATGAGCGCATGGCTGCGTAAAGGAAACTTGCAACTTCTTGCCGCCCGTTCTACAGTCCGCTGGCGAAGGAGGGCGGCACGCATGAAAATCGGTGTCTCTGCTTTTTTGACCAACAAATCCGGCAATCCTGGCGATATCGCACAAACCGCGGAAAATCTTGGCTTTGATTCTTTCTGGGTCGCGGAACATATCGCAGTACCAACCCAATACAAAACCTACTACCCACGCTCGGCAGACGGAAAGGTTCCACCATTCTATGCCGAGCTGGTTGATCCGTTCATCGCCTTGATGGCGGCAGCACAGTCAACAAAAAAGATTAAGATCGGAACGGCGATCTCATTGTTGCCGCAACATCATGCCATTACCATTGCTAAAACAACCGCCACGCTTGATCTCTACTCTAATGGCCGTCTGATTCTCGGCGTCGGTGCTGGTTGGTTTGCTGAAGAAGCTGAGTTGTTCGGCGTACAATTCAAGCATCGTTGGAAATATGTGCGTGAAGGCGTGGAGGCGATCCGTGCACTGTGGAGTAAAGAGGAAGCAGGTTACAGTGGTGAGTTCGTCAATTTTCCTGCCGTGAGGATTGGCCCAAAGCCAGTGCAAAAATCCATCCCGATCTACCTCGGCGCACACGATCCGAAGTATGCGCTCAAACGAGTGGCACAATACGCTGATGGATGGTTTCCGGCCAACCTCCCACCAGACAAGTTCAAGGAAACGATCCCCCACATTCGACAATTGGCCAAAGAGGCTGGCCGCAATCCAGATAACATCGAGTTTTCTGTCCTGCTCATGGCTCAACAAGACGGACCAAGCCTTGACCTGATGAAGCAGTACCAAGATGCTGGTGTCACGCGCATGATTACCCTGGCGTGGGCTGCTGCTTCTGGGAGCGGCGTCGAAGCTGTGAAAAGCCTGGCGCCAATCGTTGAACGAGGGCAAAAGGTGTAA
- a CDS encoding MBL fold metallo-hydrolase, translating into MNLTFLGGGSEIGASSALVEIGATRVLVDCGLRMSGNARLPDFGLLTTDQFSDISGVILTHAHMDHSGALPVFHQHFPQVPIYATAPTCALVEVLLRYSLNIAKSKLESEGELPLYPPAAVESLLQHLIPVPFGAATPIGNSGVTVTWFPAGHILGAASVGIEGEEQGRIVRVLFSGDIAVADQLTVPGMLATPGFQPDVLVIESTYGNRLHSPRQLEEQRLLTMITEIIENQGKLLIPAFAIGRAQEVALILLREMRNKRLPLFPVYLDGMVKTVCGVYSNFPAHQTPYARRLIERHGNPFFNVIDEIRAVSSPKEREAIIQGPPACIIASSGMLSGGASVTYAHALVADERNGIALTGYQDEESPGRRLLELAEGATNTVSLAGRAVPVRCHVSKYALSAHADANELTRLIDALNPREVVLVHGDSDARPALADLLYRTSTRHRPVHLPQTGDTIRVGPIRKTMQTIGQTTTPGIGGGVPLTNETLPQLATHVRSLPRKQPYSPAALLDLWYGTRAWDDTHYAALVRLLDVLGHGFRRLPSRPHLYQVVPADQLPQAPKAESSFAEPNTLLARVGELLGPHTGLYKRGYHLATHELRLFFDFPDVARVRHQELINQVMAGTGWSVVINDTPQQERLFAVALACLPTGANVTKGPALHLDRREVSLSLDAELSAPALQNAIAQFLAQTGFTLVVTMPGKTSLAAPQLATSEPTAPLMEINTAYWTIDEAFVDRPESERPYKKSLKNEGERSYIELAFLTPEVGARQNQLLQQIAVAIGYPLRIKPEPNQIALIALARQLIPAAWQIAKPPGVMKAERQVRVKCLSSPNPNTPEWQEVHSQFAAVTGYTLCIESRGKNLGEM; encoded by the coding sequence ATGAACCTCACGTTTCTTGGTGGAGGTAGTGAGATTGGCGCGTCGAGTGCCCTCGTAGAGATCGGTGCCACACGCGTGCTGGTGGACTGCGGCTTGCGCATGAGCGGCAATGCGCGGCTGCCGGATTTCGGGCTGCTCACCACTGACCAATTCAGCGATATTTCTGGCGTGATCCTTACCCATGCACACATGGACCACAGTGGTGCACTGCCTGTCTTTCACCAACACTTTCCTCAGGTGCCGATCTACGCGACCGCCCCAACCTGCGCTCTGGTTGAAGTATTGCTGCGCTATTCCTTGAACATTGCCAAGAGTAAGTTGGAAAGTGAGGGAGAACTGCCATTGTACCCTCCGGCAGCGGTGGAGTCTTTGTTGCAACATCTCATTCCAGTTCCCTTTGGTGCAGCGACTCCCATTGGCAACTCTGGAGTGACGGTCACCTGGTTCCCTGCCGGACATATTTTAGGTGCGGCTTCGGTAGGCATTGAAGGCGAAGAACAGGGACGAATTGTCCGGGTGTTGTTCTCGGGTGATATTGCTGTCGCTGACCAACTCACTGTTCCTGGAATGTTGGCGACACCGGGCTTTCAACCTGATGTCTTGGTCATCGAATCAACCTACGGCAACCGTTTGCATTCTCCACGTCAGTTGGAAGAGCAACGGCTGCTGACGATGATCACCGAGATCATCGAAAACCAAGGCAAGCTGCTCATTCCTGCGTTTGCCATAGGACGCGCGCAGGAGGTCGCGCTCATCTTGTTACGGGAGATGCGTAACAAGCGGTTACCTCTCTTTCCAGTGTACCTTGATGGCATGGTGAAAACCGTCTGCGGGGTTTACTCGAACTTCCCGGCACATCAGACACCCTATGCCCGTCGTTTGATCGAACGACACGGTAACCCGTTCTTCAATGTGATCGATGAAATTCGTGCGGTGAGTTCGCCCAAAGAGCGTGAGGCGATCATCCAGGGACCGCCCGCCTGTATCATCGCTAGCTCTGGCATGTTGAGTGGCGGTGCGAGTGTGACCTACGCTCACGCTTTGGTTGCTGATGAGCGGAATGGAATTGCTCTCACTGGCTATCAAGATGAAGAAAGTCCAGGTCGGCGGTTATTAGAACTGGCAGAAGGCGCGACGAATACCGTTTCATTAGCTGGCCGGGCAGTACCCGTGCGTTGTCACGTGAGTAAATATGCCCTCTCGGCGCATGCCGACGCGAATGAACTGACCCGCTTGATCGATGCGTTGAACCCACGCGAAGTGGTGCTCGTTCATGGCGATAGCGACGCGCGGCCAGCGTTGGCTGATTTGCTCTATCGCACCAGCACGCGCCATCGACCTGTACATTTGCCGCAAACCGGTGACACGATTCGTGTTGGTCCAATCCGCAAGACGATGCAGACCATTGGACAGACGACCACTCCTGGCATTGGTGGTGGAGTGCCGTTGACGAACGAAACGTTACCACAACTCGCTACCCATGTGCGAAGTTTGCCACGCAAGCAACCATACAGCCCGGCTGCATTGTTGGACCTCTGGTATGGCACGCGGGCGTGGGATGATACCCATTACGCTGCCTTGGTGCGTTTACTCGATGTTCTTGGACATGGTTTTCGCCGACTTCCCTCTCGTCCACATTTGTATCAAGTGGTACCAGCAGACCAATTGCCACAAGCACCTAAAGCTGAGTCGTCGTTTGCTGAACCCAACACGTTACTTGCGCGGGTTGGTGAGTTGCTCGGTCCACACACCGGGCTATACAAACGTGGCTATCATCTCGCGACACATGAGTTGCGACTCTTTTTTGATTTTCCCGACGTTGCGCGTGTTCGGCACCAAGAACTGATCAACCAGGTGATGGCTGGGACAGGCTGGTCGGTGGTTATCAATGACACACCTCAACAAGAGCGGTTGTTTGCGGTTGCGCTTGCCTGTCTGCCTACAGGTGCGAACGTCACCAAAGGTCCGGCTTTACATTTGGATCGCCGTGAAGTCAGCCTCTCGCTTGACGCTGAGTTGTCTGCGCCTGCCCTCCAGAACGCGATAGCCCAATTCCTTGCACAGACCGGATTTACACTTGTAGTGACGATGCCAGGTAAGACTTCATTGGCTGCTCCGCAACTGGCAACCTCTGAGCCTACCGCACCACTTATGGAGATTAACACTGCGTATTGGACAATCGATGAAGCGTTTGTTGACCGTCCTGAAAGCGAGCGACCATACAAAAAGAGCCTCAAGAATGAGGGAGAACGATCCTATATTGAACTTGCCTTCCTCACCCCTGAAGTTGGCGCGCGCCAAAACCAACTGCTGCAGCAGATTGCTGTGGCTATTGGCTATCCACTACGCATCAAACCTGAACCAAACCAAATCGCACTTATTGCGCTGGCTCGGCAACTCATCCCTGCGGCCTGGCAAATTGCCAAACCACCCGGCGTGATGAAAGCGGAGCGTCAAGTTCGCGTGAAATGTTTGAGCTCACCCAACCCCAACACTCCGGAGTGGCAGGAGGTTCACAGTCAGTTCGCTGCCGTGACCGGATACACGCTGTGCATTGAGTCGCGTGGTAAGAATTTAGGGGAGATGTGA
- a CDS encoding MBL fold metallo-hydrolase, with amino-acid sequence MIRAGDITIHFLNAGFWWDDGGAQFGIVPRELWEKEKPANARHRIRMSLTCPLILTGREVILVDTGIGNRLSEREQQIYAPEPGDGLAGGLRKLGLTLDSVTHVVFSHLHFDHVGGVIDKSPTGEIRSIFAKAQFLIQKQEWEIAMAPTDERLAAAYRHAPECLKALQNVELLNGDSQLFPHVRVSISGGHADFHQCVIVESGGTGLIHFADIVPTTSHLRLAWNAAYDTNPLGTIAAKKRFFAEARAKNLWVSFSHDDKVAAGRLDNETGKAPQLVETLTIM; translated from the coding sequence ATGATTCGAGCAGGCGATATTACTATTCATTTTCTCAACGCAGGTTTTTGGTGGGACGATGGCGGCGCGCAGTTTGGCATTGTTCCCCGCGAGTTATGGGAAAAAGAGAAACCAGCCAATGCACGTCATCGCATTCGCATGAGCTTAACCTGCCCGCTGATTCTCACTGGTAGAGAGGTCATCCTGGTTGATACAGGGATTGGCAACCGGCTCAGCGAGCGTGAGCAGCAGATTTACGCTCCTGAACCAGGTGATGGATTGGCTGGCGGCTTGCGCAAGCTAGGATTAACACTCGACAGCGTGACTCACGTCGTTTTCTCGCACTTACATTTCGATCATGTCGGCGGAGTGATTGATAAGTCTCCAACGGGTGAGATTCGCTCAATTTTCGCCAAGGCACAGTTCCTTATTCAGAAACAAGAATGGGAGATTGCAATGGCACCGACTGATGAACGGTTAGCTGCGGCGTACCGTCATGCTCCGGAATGTCTCAAAGCATTACAAAATGTCGAGTTATTAAACGGAGACTCGCAGCTCTTTCCCCACGTGCGTGTATCGATCTCCGGCGGGCATGCAGATTTTCATCAATGTGTCATTGTCGAGTCTGGAGGAACGGGCTTGATCCACTTTGCCGACATCGTACCGACAACATCACACTTACGGTTAGCGTGGAACGCTGCGTATGACACGAACCCACTTGGTACTATCGCCGCGAAGAAGCGGTTCTTTGCTGAAGCACGCGCGAAAAATTTGTGGGTGTCGTTCTCGCACGATGATAAAGTCGCGGCTGGGCGCCTCGATAATGAAACCGGCAAAGCGCCACAGTTGGTAGAAACACTGACAATCATGTAA
- a CDS encoding 3-hydroxyacyl-CoA dehydrogenase has translation MDLQGAGAIVTGGSSGLGEATVRAFAAKGAKVAILDLAKSNGAAIAKEVNGTFIEADVTNSDQLFAAIDKATQTLGAAHILVNCAGIATAGKTLGKGEAPLDLEPFRRTIEINLIGTFNAIRLAAAKMAKNAPNAGGERGVIINTASVAAFEGQIGQAAYSASKGGVVGITLPIARDLASYGIRVCTIAPGIFETPMLMGLPEAARQSLGAQVPFPSRLGRPAEYAQLACHIVENAMLNGETIRLDGAIRMQPR, from the coding sequence ATGGATCTGCAAGGTGCTGGTGCAATCGTTACTGGTGGAAGTTCTGGTTTGGGCGAGGCTACCGTCCGTGCCTTTGCCGCCAAAGGTGCAAAGGTCGCGATTCTTGATTTGGCGAAATCGAATGGTGCTGCGATTGCCAAAGAAGTCAATGGAACGTTCATCGAAGCTGATGTCACCAACAGCGATCAACTCTTTGCGGCGATCGACAAAGCGACACAAACACTTGGTGCAGCCCACATTCTTGTCAATTGCGCTGGTATTGCCACCGCTGGCAAGACGCTGGGCAAAGGTGAGGCCCCACTCGACTTGGAACCATTCCGTCGCACGATCGAGATCAACCTGATTGGCACGTTTAACGCGATTCGCCTCGCTGCCGCTAAGATGGCCAAGAATGCGCCGAATGCGGGTGGAGAGCGCGGCGTGATTATCAATACCGCCTCGGTTGCTGCGTTTGAAGGGCAAATTGGGCAAGCGGCGTATTCGGCCTCGAAAGGTGGTGTGGTCGGCATTACCTTGCCGATCGCGCGCGATCTTGCCAGCTATGGAATTCGTGTGTGCACCATCGCGCCAGGGATTTTTGAGACCCCAATGCTCATGGGTCTACCAGAAGCTGCGCGGCAATCGCTCGGTGCCCAGGTGCCGTTTCCATCACGACTGGGCCGCCCAGCAGAATACGCACAGCTCGCGTGTCATATCGTCGAAAATGCGATGCTCAACGGTGAGACCATTCGCCTCGATGGAGCCATTCGCATGCAGCCACGCTAA